One stretch of Roseimicrobium sp. ORNL1 DNA includes these proteins:
- a CDS encoding cyclic nucleotide-binding domain-containing protein — MSALLDVLKDHPVHDYAAGQTVIEQNDATGALYILITGSVEIVKDDILVAKSAEPGAIFGDLAALLGVPHTASVRTLVPSTFHILPDARTILRDHPRLCLHLCEVLATRLDSVNKYLVDVKKQFVGHDHLSMVDQVLDTLMHRHPRPRITPRASTLQDPEVLD; from the coding sequence ATGTCGGCTCTCCTCGACGTCCTGAAAGATCATCCGGTGCACGACTACGCCGCAGGTCAGACCGTCATTGAGCAGAACGACGCCACCGGAGCCCTCTACATCCTCATCACGGGATCGGTGGAAATCGTCAAGGACGACATCCTCGTTGCCAAGTCTGCCGAACCGGGAGCCATCTTTGGTGACCTCGCCGCGCTGCTGGGCGTGCCCCATACGGCGAGCGTCCGTACTCTGGTCCCCTCAACCTTCCACATTCTGCCGGATGCTCGCACCATCCTGAGAGATCATCCCCGTCTGTGCCTCCACCTGTGTGAGGTCCTCGCCACGCGTCTCGACTCGGTGAACAAATACCTGGTGGACGTGAAGAAGCAGTTCGTCGGGCATGACCACCTCAGCATGGTGGACCAGGTGCTGGATACCCTCATGCACCGGCATCCCCGTCCGCGCATCACACCGCGAGCCTCAACGCTTCAAGACCCCGAGGTCCTGGACTGA
- a CDS encoding metallophosphoesterase, which produces MRLLYVADLHYTLKQFDWVKANARDYDAVVIGGDLLDLSSALDADVQITIVEKYLRVMRAGVPVVVSSGNHDGDSRNAADESTSAWIQSLRSEGIHVDGDSFDLGDTHFTVCPWWDGQLSRQELETQLETEAARVREMAPRRWIWIHHAPPKGAKTSWTGRKFIGDEFLRGWIERYQPAMVLSGHIHNSPFYEQGSWIDQVGTTWVLNPGRQLGPQPTTIKLDLTTWTAEWDSIEERSVQDLGVLKR; this is translated from the coding sequence ATGCGCCTGTTGTACGTAGCCGATCTGCACTACACCCTCAAGCAGTTCGATTGGGTGAAGGCGAACGCACGTGACTACGATGCCGTGGTGATTGGTGGTGACCTGCTGGACCTGAGTTCCGCATTGGATGCAGATGTGCAGATCACCATTGTGGAGAAATACCTGCGCGTGATGCGGGCTGGCGTGCCGGTGGTGGTGAGCTCAGGAAATCATGATGGGGACAGCCGCAATGCCGCGGACGAATCAACCTCTGCGTGGATTCAGAGCCTGCGCAGTGAGGGCATTCACGTGGATGGCGACAGCTTCGACCTGGGAGATACGCATTTCACCGTCTGTCCCTGGTGGGATGGCCAGCTCTCTCGCCAGGAACTGGAGACCCAGTTGGAAACCGAGGCTGCCCGTGTGCGGGAGATGGCTCCTCGACGCTGGATTTGGATTCACCACGCGCCGCCCAAGGGCGCGAAGACAAGCTGGACGGGACGCAAGTTCATCGGCGATGAATTTCTTCGCGGATGGATTGAGCGGTACCAGCCTGCGATGGTGCTGAGCGGACACATCCACAACTCACCCTTTTACGAACAGGGGTCGTGGATTGATCAGGTGGGCACCACATGGGTCCTCAATCCCGGACGGCAGTTGGGGCCACAGCCCACCACCATCAAGCTGGATCTCACCACCTGGACGGCGGAGTGGGATTCCATCGAGGAGCGCTCAGTCCAGGACCTCGGGGTCTTGAAGCGTTGA
- a CDS encoding DUF72 domain-containing protein codes for MDTWIGTSGFQYPEWKGKFYPEKLSTAKMLTYYASVFGTTEVNYTFRSMPSEKTVQRWCDETPTNFRFSLKAPQRVTHFAKLNDCSEVMEDFHSAVVGLGEKMGPVLFQLPPTFKADAVLLRDFLSALPKGLCAAFEFRHESWLTDEVFGVLAKGKAALCIAESEDFETPAEVTAKFGYLRLRREDYTAPQIKKWAKFVQEQGKTWSEVFVYFKHEETCVGPGFAQAMLKAMGE; via the coding sequence ATGGACACCTGGATTGGCACTTCTGGATTTCAGTACCCCGAGTGGAAGGGCAAGTTTTATCCGGAGAAGCTGTCCACGGCGAAGATGCTGACCTACTACGCCAGCGTCTTCGGCACCACGGAGGTGAACTACACCTTCCGCAGTATGCCGAGTGAAAAGACGGTGCAGCGCTGGTGCGATGAAACCCCAACGAACTTCCGCTTCAGCCTGAAGGCGCCCCAGCGCGTGACCCACTTCGCGAAGCTCAACGATTGCAGTGAGGTCATGGAGGACTTTCACAGCGCGGTGGTCGGACTCGGAGAAAAGATGGGGCCGGTGCTCTTTCAGTTGCCACCCACATTCAAGGCGGATGCCGTGCTGTTGCGAGATTTCTTGAGTGCCTTGCCCAAGGGACTGTGTGCCGCCTTCGAGTTCAGGCATGAGTCATGGCTCACGGATGAAGTCTTTGGTGTCCTCGCGAAAGGGAAGGCAGCGTTGTGCATCGCGGAGTCGGAGGACTTCGAGACACCCGCCGAGGTGACGGCGAAATTCGGCTACTTGCGCCTGCGTCGTGAAGACTACACCGCACCGCAAATCAAGAAGTGGGCGAAGTTTGTGCAGGAGCAGGGCAAGACGTGGTCAGAAGTGTTTGTGTACTTCAAGCACGAAGAGACCTGCGTGGGCCCTGGATTCGCGCAGGCCATGTTGAAGGCGATGGGGGAGTAG
- a CDS encoding lactonase family protein, translating into MPLQPACSRRSLLKLSTTLAAGLALPGSFQAAPADKDKSGKLMAYVGTYTSPLQNMKATQVDLPPGNGRGIHLFEVNRASGEMTPAGVVEMGNSPSCLVFNAARTHVYSANETERIGDNEAGSVSSFKVDPVDGQLKLLNTVSSEGKGPTHVHIHPSGKHLLVANYFGGSVTVLPILPDGSLGKATDVKADAGTVGPRKATNAPPGSFAFSGHDQTHAHMIESDPSGRFVLHVDLGLDQILIWKFDAEKGLLTANDPPFISLPPGDGPRHFAFHPNGRWLYSIQEEGSTIVLFDYDGDKGRLTARQTISSLPPGFAGSNFCSEILVSKDGRFVYGGNRLHDSIAIFAIGKDGTLTFVTEEWSHGDYPRSFSLNPSGEFLYSCNQRGDNIAAFRVDRETGKLSFTGHYTPVGNPSIIVFNDLAKGK; encoded by the coding sequence ATGCCACTCCAGCCCGCCTGCTCCCGCCGCTCACTTCTGAAGCTCTCCACCACCCTCGCCGCAGGTCTGGCACTGCCGGGTTCATTCCAAGCAGCGCCAGCAGACAAGGACAAGAGTGGCAAGCTGATGGCCTATGTAGGCACCTACACCTCGCCGCTACAGAACATGAAAGCCACGCAGGTGGATCTGCCCCCGGGGAATGGCCGGGGCATTCACCTCTTTGAAGTCAATCGCGCGAGCGGTGAGATGACGCCCGCTGGTGTGGTGGAGATGGGCAACAGCCCCTCCTGCCTCGTCTTCAATGCGGCCAGGACTCATGTGTACTCTGCAAACGAAACCGAGCGAATCGGAGACAACGAGGCCGGTTCCGTCAGTTCCTTCAAGGTGGATCCCGTCGATGGCCAGTTGAAGCTGCTGAACACCGTCAGTTCCGAAGGCAAAGGCCCGACGCATGTGCACATCCACCCCTCCGGAAAGCATCTGCTGGTGGCGAACTATTTCGGTGGTTCCGTGACCGTCCTGCCCATCCTGCCCGATGGCAGCCTGGGAAAAGCAACGGATGTGAAAGCGGACGCGGGAACGGTGGGCCCGCGCAAGGCCACGAACGCGCCTCCCGGAAGCTTCGCCTTCAGCGGGCACGATCAAACCCATGCCCACATGATCGAATCCGATCCCTCAGGCCGCTTTGTCCTGCATGTGGACCTGGGATTAGACCAGATACTCATCTGGAAATTTGATGCGGAGAAAGGGCTCCTCACTGCCAATGACCCTCCCTTCATCTCTCTGCCTCCCGGTGATGGCCCGAGGCACTTCGCCTTTCATCCCAATGGACGCTGGCTGTATTCCATCCAGGAAGAAGGATCGACAATCGTGCTCTTCGACTACGATGGAGACAAGGGCCGACTCACCGCGCGCCAGACCATCTCCAGCCTGCCTCCAGGTTTCGCGGGCAGCAACTTCTGCTCGGAGATCCTCGTCTCCAAAGACGGTCGCTTCGTCTATGGCGGCAATCGCCTGCACGACAGCATCGCCATCTTCGCCATTGGCAAGGACGGCACGCTCACGTTCGTCACCGAAGAGTGGAGCCATGGAGACTACCCACGCAGCTTCAGTTTGAATCCCTCGGGCGAGTTCCTCTATTCCTGCAATCAGCGCGGCGACAACATTGCGGCCTTCCGGGTAGATCGGGAAACAGGAAAGCTCAGCTTCACCGGCCACTACACTCCGGTGGGCAATCCTTCGATCATCGTCTTCAACGATCTGGCGAAGGGAAAATAG
- a CDS encoding class I SAM-dependent methyltransferase has protein sequence MSAPSSPPNPTLFFETINAYQRTAALKAAVDLGLFSAFSGAPASADELAARCQCPVRGIRILCDSLTLFGFLTKEDSKYTPTSDTAFFLDKNSPAYLGNAVKFLTAPGIKDVFEGLTSTIKNGKVHDSEKGTTAPDHPVWMDFARTMGPMMFGPAQGAAALVELDTTRDTKVLDISASHGTFGITLAQKSPRAHLVALDWEAVLTVTEENAKAAGLGDRFSKIIGDAFTVDLGSDYDVVLVPNFLHHFNIADCTRFLKKVKAALRPGGKVVIVEFVPNDDRISPPSSATFSLVMLGTTPEGDAYTFAEYQKMLGDAGFKDAALHPLAPTAQSAVIGVA, from the coding sequence ATGTCCGCCCCTTCCTCTCCTCCGAACCCCACGCTGTTTTTCGAAACCATCAATGCGTACCAGAGGACGGCCGCGCTGAAGGCGGCGGTGGACCTGGGTCTTTTCAGCGCGTTCAGCGGCGCTCCTGCTTCTGCTGATGAACTGGCTGCTCGGTGCCAGTGCCCCGTGCGCGGCATCCGCATCCTCTGCGATTCGCTGACCTTGTTTGGTTTCCTTACCAAGGAGGACTCGAAGTACACGCCCACGTCAGACACTGCGTTCTTCCTCGACAAGAACTCCCCTGCCTATCTGGGGAATGCGGTCAAGTTCCTCACGGCGCCCGGCATCAAGGACGTTTTTGAAGGCCTCACCTCCACCATCAAAAATGGCAAGGTGCATGACTCCGAGAAAGGCACCACGGCTCCCGACCACCCCGTCTGGATGGACTTCGCCCGCACCATGGGGCCGATGATGTTCGGCCCGGCGCAAGGTGCCGCCGCGCTGGTAGAACTCGATACAACCCGCGACACGAAGGTGCTCGACATCTCCGCGAGTCACGGAACCTTCGGCATCACCCTGGCGCAGAAGAGCCCACGCGCGCATCTGGTGGCGCTGGACTGGGAGGCCGTGCTCACGGTGACGGAAGAGAATGCGAAAGCCGCAGGCCTCGGCGACCGCTTCAGCAAGATCATTGGTGATGCGTTCACGGTGGATCTCGGGAGTGACTACGATGTGGTCCTGGTGCCGAACTTCCTGCACCACTTCAACATCGCCGACTGCACCCGCTTCCTGAAGAAAGTGAAAGCTGCGCTCCGTCCCGGAGGAAAGGTTGTGATTGTGGAATTCGTGCCGAACGACGACCGCATTTCTCCACCGTCCTCCGCGACCTTCAGCCTCGTGATGCTGGGCACCACGCCCGAAGGCGATGCCTACACGTTTGCCGAGTACCAGAAGATGCTTGGCGATGCAGGGTTCAAGGATGCCGCGCTGCACCCGCTGGCGCCCACGGCACAGAGCGCCGTGATTGGAGTGGCATGA
- a CDS encoding rhamnogalacturonan acetylesterase, with protein MFRRSLLSLSLYALAITAHTVAAAEPNPVASQQEAQTHAKIRIVLAGDSTVTDAAGWGAAFAKLLKPEVECVNLASSGQSSKSFRDGGRWKKVLDAKPAIVLIQFGHNDMPGKGPNRETDPTTTYRTNLIACVKEARETGAQPIFVTSVARRVFDNGKLRGELKPYADAMKQAAADEKVPLVDLFSRSMTVLQEMGPDKADEFNPPHPKPGATDRTHLNAKGAEVFAGVIAEELKKVSPEAGALLR; from the coding sequence ATGTTTCGCAGATCTCTTCTCAGCCTGTCCCTCTATGCCTTGGCCATCACTGCGCACACGGTGGCAGCAGCCGAACCCAATCCGGTGGCTTCGCAGCAAGAGGCACAGACGCATGCAAAGATCCGCATCGTCCTCGCCGGTGACTCGACTGTCACAGATGCCGCAGGGTGGGGCGCAGCCTTTGCGAAATTGCTGAAACCGGAGGTGGAGTGTGTGAACCTTGCTTCGTCAGGGCAGAGTTCCAAGAGTTTCCGTGATGGCGGCCGTTGGAAGAAGGTTCTCGACGCTAAGCCTGCAATCGTGCTGATTCAGTTTGGCCACAATGACATGCCCGGCAAGGGGCCGAATCGCGAGACGGATCCCACCACCACCTATCGGACAAACCTCATCGCATGTGTGAAGGAAGCACGTGAGACTGGTGCGCAGCCCATTTTCGTCACCTCCGTGGCGCGGCGTGTCTTCGACAATGGAAAGCTCCGGGGTGAGCTGAAACCCTATGCCGATGCGATGAAGCAGGCCGCTGCGGATGAAAAGGTCCCCCTCGTGGATCTCTTCTCCCGCAGCATGACTGTTCTACAAGAGATGGGCCCGGATAAGGCGGATGAATTCAATCCGCCACATCCCAAACCTGGCGCAACCGACCGCACGCACCTGAATGCAAAAGGCGCCGAGGTCTTCGCCGGTGTCATTGCGGAGGAATTGAAGAAGGTCTCGCCTGAGGCCGGAGCGTTGCTTCGGTAA
- a CDS encoding SRPBCC family protein produces the protein MSTENTNSATGTVRLHRVLAAKVERVFRAFTDADALVKWMAPNGFTAKVHQIDVKVGGIYKMSFTNFNTGNSHSFGGTYLEVKPNEFLKYTDKFDAPNMPGEMITTVTLKEVFCGTELNITQEGIPAMIPAEACYLGWQESLYLLKLLVEPEIPDQG, from the coding sequence ATGTCCACTGAAAATACCAATTCCGCCACCGGCACCGTCCGCCTTCACCGTGTGCTTGCTGCCAAGGTTGAGCGTGTCTTCCGAGCTTTCACCGATGCTGACGCCCTGGTAAAGTGGATGGCCCCGAATGGCTTCACCGCCAAGGTCCATCAAATCGACGTGAAGGTAGGCGGTATCTACAAGATGTCCTTCACCAACTTCAACACAGGCAACAGCCACTCCTTTGGCGGCACGTACCTGGAAGTGAAGCCGAACGAATTCCTGAAGTATACAGACAAGTTCGATGCTCCGAACATGCCCGGAGAAATGATCACCACCGTCACTCTGAAGGAAGTCTTCTGCGGCACGGAATTGAACATCACCCAGGAGGGCATCCCTGCCATGATTCCGGCAGAAGCATGTTACCTCGGCTGGCAGGAGTCGCTGTATCTCCTGAAACTGCTGGTTGAGCCAGAAATCCCCGATCAAGGTTGA
- a CDS encoding 2'-5' RNA ligase family protein, whose product MTGAEPQPSTRSLFLALFPGHATIQHICEQMPGIRQQHGLTSKMRPLEHLHLTLHWIGDYPEVPEDLVQIIGHACKQVANRVSPFEVKLDEVLSFRGRPGRNPLVLSGTDADNAKLTSLHQTLLLELAKVLPLKKGGLKFHPHLTLLYDKQGNIKAPANPVTWTADEIVLVCSEVGHTKYHRLGAWKLQA is encoded by the coding sequence ATGACTGGCGCAGAACCCCAGCCGAGCACCCGCAGCCTATTTCTGGCTCTCTTCCCTGGTCACGCTACCATCCAGCACATCTGCGAACAGATGCCTGGCATCCGCCAGCAACACGGACTGACCAGCAAGATGCGACCTCTGGAACATTTGCATCTCACCCTGCATTGGATTGGCGACTATCCCGAAGTACCCGAGGACCTTGTCCAGATCATCGGACACGCTTGCAAGCAGGTCGCGAATCGTGTGAGTCCCTTTGAAGTCAAGCTGGATGAGGTCTTGAGCTTCCGCGGACGCCCCGGACGCAATCCCCTGGTCTTGTCAGGGACCGATGCCGACAATGCCAAGCTGACAAGCCTTCACCAGACTCTGCTGTTGGAATTGGCAAAGGTCCTTCCGCTAAAAAAAGGAGGCCTCAAATTTCACCCTCACCTGACGCTGCTCTACGACAAGCAGGGCAACATCAAAGCTCCCGCAAATCCCGTGACCTGGACTGCAGACGAGATTGTCCTGGTCTGCAGTGAGGTGGGCCACACCAAATATCACCGTCTGGGTGCGTGGAAACTCCAGGCATAA
- a CDS encoding TonB-dependent receptor translates to MKEAELDTHQKALKINLDKRWYGTLAEIGAGQEVVRWFFRVGGAAGTVAKSISAYDMVVSDAIYGGTERYVSRSRLQSMLDYEYKLNVERLSEKRGDTTAFFAFADTVVARSFKGGNECHGWMGLKFQSRPRDEASQICIHVRMLDTEAALQQEALGVVGVNLLYGAFFLHHDPEKLVESLLDKLTTGRIEIDAIEFRGIEFRAVDNRLISLKLVQLGLSGAAMFGAKGEVLQPSDVLYKKAVMVERGSFRPPTHVNLDMLECALEKFSQDPAVKGKEVLPVFELTMRNLLSEGNEVDRRDFLARADVLAACGVTVLISDYFEYYRLAAYLSWRTKERIGIVMGVPSLIELFDEKYYSNLPGGILESFGRLFKNDLKLYVYPLQPGSSDSITTVNNLEVAPELKKLYGYLADRGSFVELDNYNPEYLKFFSRDALKKIAAGDDSWKEMVPQAVADIIVERQFFGYRA, encoded by the coding sequence ATGAAGGAAGCGGAGCTGGATACACATCAGAAGGCGCTCAAGATCAATCTGGATAAACGCTGGTACGGGACCCTGGCGGAGATCGGCGCGGGGCAGGAGGTGGTGCGGTGGTTCTTCCGTGTTGGTGGTGCGGCCGGTACGGTGGCGAAGAGTATCTCTGCCTATGACATGGTGGTGAGTGATGCCATCTACGGCGGCACGGAGCGGTACGTCTCACGCTCCAGACTGCAGTCCATGCTGGACTATGAGTACAAGCTGAATGTGGAGCGGTTGAGTGAGAAGCGTGGCGATACCACCGCTTTCTTCGCCTTCGCGGATACGGTGGTCGCACGCAGCTTCAAGGGGGGGAATGAATGCCACGGCTGGATGGGCCTGAAGTTCCAGTCTCGTCCCAGGGATGAAGCCAGTCAGATTTGCATCCACGTGCGCATGCTGGATACAGAGGCTGCCCTGCAACAGGAAGCTCTGGGAGTGGTGGGGGTGAACCTGCTCTATGGCGCCTTCTTCCTGCATCATGATCCTGAGAAGTTGGTGGAAAGCCTGCTGGACAAGCTGACCACTGGACGCATCGAGATCGATGCCATCGAGTTTCGCGGTATCGAGTTCCGCGCCGTGGACAACCGCCTGATCAGTCTGAAGCTCGTGCAGCTAGGATTGAGCGGTGCTGCCATGTTCGGCGCGAAAGGGGAGGTGCTGCAGCCTTCCGACGTCTTGTACAAGAAGGCCGTCATGGTGGAGCGCGGCAGCTTCCGTCCTCCCACGCATGTGAACCTGGACATGCTGGAGTGTGCTTTGGAGAAGTTCAGCCAGGACCCTGCGGTAAAGGGCAAGGAGGTCCTTCCCGTGTTCGAGCTTACGATGCGCAATCTGCTCTCTGAAGGCAATGAGGTGGATCGACGCGACTTCCTGGCAAGGGCGGATGTGTTGGCAGCTTGTGGCGTGACGGTGCTGATCTCGGACTACTTCGAGTATTACCGGCTCGCCGCTTACCTGTCCTGGAGGACCAAGGAACGCATCGGCATTGTGATGGGTGTGCCGAGCCTGATTGAGCTGTTTGATGAGAAGTATTATTCCAATTTGCCCGGTGGCATCCTTGAGTCGTTCGGGCGTCTCTTCAAAAATGATCTGAAGCTCTACGTGTATCCGCTGCAACCAGGAAGCTCCGATAGCATCACCACGGTGAATAATCTCGAAGTCGCTCCTGAGTTGAAAAAACTTTACGGTTACCTCGCGGACCGCGGCAGTTTCGTAGAACTGGATAACTACAACCCTGAATACCTCAAATTCTTCTCACGCGATGCCTTGAAGAAGATTGCCGCCGGTGATGACTCGTGGAAGGAGATGGTGCCACAAGCAGTGGCCGATATCATCGTGGAACGGCAGTTCTTTGGGTACAGGGCCTGA